GGCGACCATCTGCGGGTTGAATCTCATTCTCGCATATTTTGTATTGGGCGAAAGTCGGCAGCCCAATAGTGACCCCGCGCCGCCTCCGCCACGCTTGCAACAAGTCACCAACGTGCTTAAGCGCAAACAATTTGGCTGCCTCATCGGCGTGTTTTTTATGGCCACATTTTGTTTTACCTGTTTTGAATCCACTTTTGTGGTCACGTTTACCGGCACAAAAGAATCTTCAGGGACGTTTAAGTATGAGCACCAAGTGCACGCGAAATATGATAAAAACCAAATCACGGAAATTCGTAAATGGCATGTGGAGCAGGGAGGGGAAGTGCGCAAGGGCGCGCCCTTGTACACTTTAGTTACCGTCGAGGGAACCAATGTGGTCGCCGCACCTAAAAGTGGGCGGGTCAGTTATGAAGAAATGCATTTTGTGCCGTCCAATGGAAAGATCGCCTCCATTGATTACACGCGGACCATTGCTTATTATATGCTCGTTTTCTGCGGTTTGCTCGGGGCTGTTATTCAGGGGAAATTGATTGGGCCACTAGTTAGCTGGTTGGGCGAAAAGTGGTTGATTGTTGTTGGGCTTGCGCTATTGGGTGTGAGCTTGGCATGGTTGCCTCTGGCGCAGGCGCCGCATCTTTATATGTTACTCGGCGCGCTGGCGTTGTTCTCCGTTAGCTCAAGCGTATACCGAGCGCCAACGTATGGTTTGATTTCCCTGAACGCCGGCCCTAATGAACAAGGCGAAATCATGGGTGTTACTCAAAGCATCGGGAGCCTCGCACGCATTATTGGCCCCTTGTTTGCGTTAGGTTTGTTAGATGTGTCGACCCGTTTGCCCTATTTTATTTGTGCAGCCGTCGCGGTGATCGCTGCGGTAGTCGCAGCTTTTTTGCTGAAACCCGCGGACAAAGCCGCAATGGTTGCCGCGGCTGAGCTTCGTGAAAAAGAGGTAGAGGAAAAGACGCCGAATAAGCGAATCAATCTGCGTGACAAGTCGGCTAAAGATTCAGAAACAGAGAGGGGCCCCGTGAAAACTGAAACGCCCAAGCGTATTGATTTGCGGGGCAAACCAGCCAAAGAGGGCAACGCAACATCTGACGATCAGCAGAAAGATCAATCAGACGACAAGGCAGGGGAATGATCCGGAATGTGTTATTCGATTGGTCCGGCACTTTGGTGAACGACTTGCCGGCTGTATGGCGCGCTACGAATTACACCTTCACGCAATCCGGGCATCCGGAAATGAGCCTGGAAGAATTTCGCGCGGAATTCAGTTTGCCTTTCGATCAGTTTTACGAACGCGTCACCCCCGGCGTGCCTTTGGAGCAGTTGGAGCAATGGTATAAACACAGCTTCATCGACGAACAGAAAACCGTCGAACCCCTTCCACACGCACAGGGGTTTTTCGATTTTTGTAAAGCCAATGGACTGCGGACTTTTTTGTTGAGCACGATTCACCCTGACCATTTTCGCGAGCAATCCGCACGCATCCCGTTTGACTTTGATCACACTTACGTACGCGTAATGGATAAGCGCGCACGCATCACCGAAATTTTAACCGAACAAAATTTGCGGGTTGACGAAACTCTGTTCATCGGCGATATGCAGCATGATGTGGATGCGGCGCACGCTGGCGGCATTCATTCCTGTGCGGTCCTCACCGGTTACAACACTCGCGAGCAGTTAGAGCAATCGGAGCCGGAACTAATCGTAAATCATCTCGGGGAACTTAAGGAATTGTTCGAGCAATCCGGATTAGAATGGCCCTCGCGCGTGGCAACCTATGAGTGATGTCATCACCATAGCCGATCTTGAAGTGCGCGCGCGCGTGGGCGTGCCGGATGAGGAACGTGCCGTGCCACAACGTTTATTGCTCACAGTGGAAATGGACCGATGCTTTGCCAAGGCCGCTGTAGGTGACGATATTGAGGCCACCATCGACTACCACGCCGTAGCAATGGCCCTCACTGATTTGGCCGAGAACGGTGAGTGGCGGTTAATTGAAAAATTGGCGGACGAAGCAGCAGCACTGGTGCTCGCGAAATTCCAGCCCGACTATGTGCGCGTGGAGGTGAAGAAATTTATTTTGCCTGAGACGCGCCACGTATCAGTCCGCATTGAACGGCGGCGTTAATTTTTCTCTTCCGCTTTCGGCTTGGGCGGGATGAAGGGGCGGTTTTCAATAATTAATTCCCGAATTTCACGGGGCTTTTTTTTGTGATGCGATGCCAGCCCGGCGGCCAATCCACTTACGTATGCAGCGGATCCTGAAGTTCCGGTGATCGCGTAGGTGCGTTTGCCAAAACGAACCGGATGCGTGCCGCGCGCAGCGACATCAATGAAGTTTCCGCGATTGGCATAGGCCGTTAAATCGCCGTTGGGGCGCGTGGCGGTGACGGCCATCACTTGCGGGTGAGCGGCCGGAAAGTGCGGCGTAGTGACGGGTTCATTGCCGGCGGCCCCGACAAAGAGCACCCCATTTTTATGATGGGTGGCGATGATGCGCTGGAGGAGCGGGCTGGCTTGATATCCCCCAAGACTGAGATTGATAATTGTAGCCCCGTTGTTCACCGCCTCGGTAATGCCGTTGGCGATATTGAACGAGTTGGCAGTGTCGCCGGGGCCAAACACATCCACCGGAAGAACCCGGACAGGACTATTTTGCACTCCCAAATCTTTATTGGCTAAGCCGCGTAAAATAATCCCGGCCATTGAGGTGCCGTGAGTGGGGGTATGTTCTGGAGGAGTAAAGGGGCCAGCCATCGACAGCGGT
The genomic region above belongs to Limisphaerales bacterium and contains:
- a CDS encoding MFS transporter, with amino-acid sequence MARKASLLVIFMTVFIDLIGFGIVLPVLPLYAKTYGAAGIIAGFIVASYSLMQFLFAPWWGRLSDRIGRRPVLLISTAGACISYVLFALACYYESLWGLLASRMAAGVCGANLSVASAYIADISPPEDRSKRMGLIGMAFGLGFIVGPALGALSAEWFGVTGPGWTAATICGLNLILAYFVLGESRQPNSDPAPPPPRLQQVTNVLKRKQFGCLIGVFFMATFCFTCFESTFVVTFTGTKESSGTFKYEHQVHAKYDKNQITEIRKWHVEQGGEVRKGAPLYTLVTVEGTNVVAAPKSGRVSYEEMHFVPSNGKIASIDYTRTIAYYMLVFCGLLGAVIQGKLIGPLVSWLGEKWLIVVGLALLGVSLAWLPLAQAPHLYMLLGALALFSVSSSVYRAPTYGLISLNAGPNEQGEIMGVTQSIGSLARIIGPLFALGLLDVSTRLPYFICAAVAVIAAVVAAFLLKPADKAAMVAAAELREKEVEEKTPNKRINLRDKSAKDSETERGPVKTETPKRIDLRGKPAKEGNATSDDQQKDQSDDKAGE
- a CDS encoding HAD family hydrolase; the protein is MIRNVLFDWSGTLVNDLPAVWRATNYTFTQSGHPEMSLEEFRAEFSLPFDQFYERVTPGVPLEQLEQWYKHSFIDEQKTVEPLPHAQGFFDFCKANGLRTFLLSTIHPDHFREQSARIPFDFDHTYVRVMDKRARITEILTEQNLRVDETLFIGDMQHDVDAAHAGGIHSCAVLTGYNTREQLEQSEPELIVNHLGELKELFEQSGLEWPSRVATYE
- a CDS encoding dihydroneopterin aldolase produces the protein MSDVITIADLEVRARVGVPDEERAVPQRLLLTVEMDRCFAKAAVGDDIEATIDYHAVAMALTDLAENGEWRLIEKLADEAAALVLAKFQPDYVRVEVKKFILPETRHVSVRIERRR